CATCGCGTTGACCTTGGAGCCGTCTTCGAGCTCGATCGGGTACTCGTAGAGGTTCGGTGGTTCGGTGGCGATCAGGTGCTCGTGCTGGGCCTCGGTCATCTCGTAGACTTCGCCCGCGATCGCGATGCCGTCCTCGGCGACCTCGTAGATGCCGGGGTGCTGGTCTTCGACCGAGTGCAGGCGATATTTGGGCGCGGTTTTGGCTTCGCGCACGAACGTCGCGTCGCCGAGGTTGCCGTGATCCGGCTGCCCGCGCAGGGCCGAGCCGCAGATGAAGAATTGCATCGGGGTTCCTTCGTTCGGGGTGGGTTAGTAACGATCCGCGGCGGCGAGCAGCGTCGCTTCGAGCGC
The window above is part of the Candidatus Sulfotelmatobacter sp. genome. Proteins encoded here:
- a CDS encoding gamma-glutamylcyclotransferase translates to MQFFICGSALRGQPDHGNLGDATFVREAKTAPKYRLHSVEDQHPGIYEVAEDGIAIAGEVYEMTEAQHEHLIATEPPNLYEYPIELEDGSKVNAMIYPRDLIEQRGYPDISEYGGWAAYKAATA